A single genomic interval of Flammeovirga agarivorans harbors:
- a CDS encoding oxidoreductase, whose product MSRVALITGASSGMGKSTANILKSQGYIVYGAARRLDQMKDLEDAGMSIISLDLTNDASIVDCVNAIIEKEGRIDILINNAGYGSYGAVEDVPIEEAKRQFEVNMFGLARITQLVLPHMRENHHGRIVNISSMGGKIYTPLGAWYHATKHAVEGWSDCLRLEVKPFGIDVVVVEPGGIKTSWGTIAADNLKKTSGKGAYAQFANKVADGMKETYTNDSLTHVDVLGGVIAKAATIEKPKTRYVKGYMAKPAIAIRKWFGDNIYDKMIMSQFK is encoded by the coding sequence ATGAGTAGAGTAGCATTAATTACGGGAGCATCATCAGGTATGGGTAAATCGACCGCCAACATCTTGAAATCACAAGGGTATATTGTTTATGGTGCAGCCAGAAGATTGGATCAGATGAAAGATCTAGAAGATGCAGGAATGTCAATTATTTCTTTGGATTTAACCAATGATGCTTCTATTGTTGATTGTGTAAATGCAATCATCGAAAAAGAAGGTAGGATTGATATCTTGATCAATAATGCAGGCTATGGATCTTATGGTGCGGTAGAAGATGTACCCATTGAAGAAGCAAAAAGACAATTTGAAGTGAATATGTTTGGATTGGCTCGTATTACTCAACTGGTATTACCGCATATGAGAGAAAATCATCATGGAAGGATTGTAAATATATCTTCTATGGGAGGTAAAATATATACTCCACTTGGAGCATGGTATCATGCAACTAAACATGCGGTTGAAGGATGGAGCGATTGTTTACGATTGGAGGTAAAACCTTTTGGAATTGATGTAGTGGTAGTCGAACCAGGAGGAATCAAAACATCATGGGGTACAATTGCTGCAGATAACCTGAAAAAGACTTCAGGAAAAGGTGCTTATGCTCAATTTGCCAATAAAGTAGCAGATGGAATGAAAGAAACCTACACAAACGATAGTCTAACGCATGTAGATGTACTTGGTGGTGTTATCGCAAAAGCTGCGACGATTGAAAAACCAAAAACTAGATATGTAAAAGGATATATGGCTAAACCAGCTATTGCCATTAGAAAATGGTTTGGAGACAATATCTATGATAAAATGATAATGAGTCAGTTTAAATAA
- a CDS encoding helix-turn-helix transcriptional regulator, producing the protein MEEKPRLARLTAIITQLQSKKIVTANYLAEKHGVSTRTIYRDIRTLEQSGIPIITEEGKGYSIMEGYHLPPVLFSEEEANALITIEQLVLKNKDESLVKNVSSAIDKIKSILKYSQKGNADLLSERVYFGGNNKEEKTSDNLMELQSAIIHFQLLEISYLSSQNQVTKRTIEPFAIYSTNGNFLLVAYCRLRNDFRVFRIDYIQSIIALQDKFTPHNLTIKEFFEQYIKDKN; encoded by the coding sequence ATGGAAGAAAAACCAAGGCTTGCAAGACTAACGGCTATTATCACACAATTACAATCAAAGAAGATTGTAACAGCCAATTATTTAGCAGAAAAACATGGTGTTAGTACCCGAACGATTTATAGAGATATAAGGACGTTGGAACAATCAGGTATTCCCATTATTACTGAAGAAGGTAAAGGATATTCTATTATGGAAGGCTATCATCTACCTCCAGTTTTATTCTCTGAAGAAGAAGCCAATGCATTGATTACTATCGAGCAATTAGTACTTAAAAATAAAGATGAATCATTGGTAAAGAATGTATCTAGTGCAATAGATAAGATTAAATCGATTCTCAAGTACTCTCAAAAGGGTAACGCCGACTTACTATCAGAAAGAGTATATTTTGGTGGCAATAACAAAGAGGAAAAAACGAGTGATAATTTAATGGAATTACAATCAGCAATTATCCATTTTCAATTGCTAGAGATTAGCTACCTTTCATCTCAAAATCAAGTAACTAAAAGAACGATTGAACCATTTGCAATATATAGTACTAACGGAAACTTCTTACTTGTAGCGTATTGTCGATTAAGAAATGATTTTCGGGTTTTCAGAATCGATTATATCCAATCAATAATTGCATTACAAGATAAATTTACTCCACATAATTTGACCATCAAAGAGTTTTTTGAACAGTATATTAAGGATAAAAATTAG
- a CDS encoding TRM11 family SAM-dependent methyltransferase — protein sequence MQQQQYLYIINFNSNESELSKLESRQLFNEDVAGKMHFSDIEIVPSSSPFIKKRMDILYSSNNYQDLIDKVEKMEIKVEGFKAEYIMLEGDTIGYKERLGQLRDIGYRIEGEPDYYNPTVTYGLCFFEDYWYFGTVIRDDAEWQKHNQKPCSFSNSLSINTAKALVNIASKGDKSKAIIDACCGVGTVLLEGCFSGFNIEGCDINWKASNHTQKNLEHYQYTTNVYNCDIKDLDKTYDAAIIDLPYNLYSASSDEIAFNIIEATALKAPRVVIISITNIDEFIQKAGLKTIDKCTIDKIGKVKFTRYLHVCERAE from the coding sequence ATGCAGCAACAGCAATATTTATATATTATCAATTTCAATTCTAATGAAAGTGAGTTAAGTAAATTGGAATCGAGACAACTTTTTAATGAAGATGTTGCAGGAAAAATGCATTTCTCAGATATCGAAATCGTCCCGTCTAGCAGTCCATTTATTAAAAAAAGAATGGATATTTTATATTCTTCCAATAACTACCAAGATCTTATTGATAAGGTTGAAAAGATGGAAATTAAGGTGGAAGGTTTCAAGGCAGAATATATTATGCTCGAAGGTGACACCATAGGTTATAAAGAACGTTTGGGACAATTAAGAGACATAGGATACCGCATCGAAGGAGAACCTGATTATTACAACCCCACCGTCACTTATGGATTGTGCTTCTTTGAAGACTATTGGTATTTTGGAACTGTAATCAGAGATGATGCTGAATGGCAGAAACACAATCAAAAACCTTGTTCGTTTAGTAATTCTCTAAGTATTAATACCGCTAAAGCACTTGTGAATATTGCTTCTAAGGGAGATAAATCAAAAGCAATTATCGATGCTTGTTGTGGTGTGGGCACTGTTTTGTTGGAAGGCTGTTTTTCAGGTTTTAATATAGAAGGTTGTGATATCAATTGGAAAGCGAGTAATCATACCCAGAAAAACCTTGAGCATTATCAGTACACTACAAATGTATACAACTGTGATATCAAAGATTTAGACAAGACATATGATGCCGCCATTATAGATCTTCCCTATAATCTTTATTCTGCATCTTCAGACGAAATTGCATTTAATATCATAGAAGCCACTGCATTAAAAGCACCTAGAGTAGTTATCATATCCATCACTAACATTGATGAATTCATTCAGAAAGCAGGGTTAAAAACAATTGATAAATGTACTATTGATAAAATAGGTAAGGTAAAATTTACTCGCTATCTACATGTATGTGAAAGAGCAGAATAA
- a CDS encoding response regulator transcription factor, translating to MKSNIKLRPIPSILEFNATLESFTIETYKHFLFERLVNVSLIDMDTEHLKIDLKYNTIRVNEFINDNNKQQTSLPISFKIKTFKDDIIFYTFWVKDRVRNEINIIAFPAHDHQEMKLFKLYYEMYSIYVSQKQKYNTLSRREKEIASYISQGLSNKEIAELLFLSAHTIKNHKNNIMHKLEVNTSFSLLKTVYAYEFFTRELVMN from the coding sequence ATGAAGTCTAACATTAAGTTGAGACCTATTCCATCTATCTTGGAATTTAATGCTACTCTAGAAAGTTTCACGATTGAAACTTACAAGCATTTTCTTTTTGAAAGATTAGTAAATGTATCCCTGATCGATATGGATACTGAACATCTTAAAATTGACCTGAAGTATAATACCATTAGGGTAAATGAGTTTATTAATGACAATAACAAACAACAAACATCATTACCTATATCATTTAAAATTAAAACGTTCAAAGACGATATCATATTCTATACTTTTTGGGTAAAGGATCGAGTGAGAAACGAGATAAATATTATAGCTTTCCCTGCTCATGATCATCAAGAGATGAAACTCTTTAAATTGTACTATGAGATGTATTCTATTTATGTATCACAAAAACAAAAATACAATACATTGAGTAGAAGAGAGAAAGAAATAGCTTCATATATAAGCCAAGGTTTATCCAATAAGGAAATTGCAGAATTATTATTTTTGAGTGCTCATACTATCAAAAATCACAAGAATAACATTATGCATAAACTTGAGGTTAATACTTCCTTTTCACTTTTGAAAACAGTTTATGCCTATGAATTTTTCACAAGAGAATTAGTGATGAACTGA
- a CDS encoding DUF808 domain-containing protein encodes MASGFFALLDDIAVIMDDVAVTTKVATQKAGGILGDDLAVTAEKASGFRASREIPVLWAICKGSFINKLIILPLAFLLSAFVPWSIVPILVIGGIYLAFEGAEKVYHYLFDGGHTKTATAKAEMSEEELKIEEKKKVKSAIVVDFILSVEIVIVALSSVVEEEMTVQILSVSLAALIATIGVYGLVALIVRMDDLGLKLVEASNGKGILKSIGMLLVNALPWVIKSLAFIGTVAMLLVAGGIFVHNIHQVHDLVHSFPSVLGELAVGIVVGAIALLVVKVIEKMLGKSHS; translated from the coding sequence ATGGCATCAGGATTTTTCGCATTGCTAGATGATATTGCCGTCATCATGGATGATGTTGCAGTAACTACAAAAGTAGCTACACAGAAAGCTGGAGGGATTTTAGGAGACGACCTTGCCGTAACGGCAGAAAAAGCATCGGGTTTTAGAGCCTCAAGAGAAATTCCAGTATTATGGGCTATCTGTAAGGGCTCATTTATCAATAAATTGATTATTCTTCCATTGGCGTTTTTACTGAGTGCTTTTGTTCCATGGTCTATTGTACCCATTTTAGTAATAGGAGGTATCTATCTAGCTTTTGAAGGAGCAGAGAAAGTCTACCATTATCTATTTGATGGAGGGCATACGAAAACAGCTACAGCCAAAGCTGAAATGTCTGAAGAGGAACTCAAAATTGAAGAAAAGAAAAAGGTGAAATCTGCCATTGTTGTCGACTTTATCTTATCTGTTGAGATCGTCATCGTTGCATTAAGTTCTGTGGTTGAAGAAGAAATGACAGTACAAATATTATCAGTTTCATTAGCTGCTTTGATTGCAACAATAGGCGTATACGGATTGGTTGCTTTAATTGTAAGAATGGATGATTTGGGTTTAAAATTAGTAGAAGCCTCAAACGGTAAAGGAATATTAAAAAGCATCGGAATGTTACTAGTTAACGCATTACCATGGGTCATTAAGAGCTTGGCTTTTATTGGAACAGTGGCGATGTTATTAGTGGCAGGTGGAATTTTTGTTCATAATATACATCAAGTACATGACCTAGTACATAGTTTTCCTTCTGTACTTGGAGAGCTAGCAGTGGGAATTGTAGTGGGTGCGATCGCATTGTTGGTAGTGAAAGTTATTGAAAAGATGTTAGGGAAAAGTCATAGCTAG
- a CDS encoding haloalkane dehalogenase: protein MQSKNISVHGSNMHVLTANEESSKSPILFLHGNPSNAFIWRNIAPIVASTDHPIYVSDLIGMGKSDKPAIDYTFAEQYMYVEKLIDTLNLRDVILVLHDWGSGLGFHYFAMHESNVKAIAFMEGIIQDIGTFFDSATIDFFHQLRGENGWKMICEDNIFLQNVLPTWVSRGLTEEEVEGYTSPFKIVESRKPIWKWVSQVPLNGKPELMASVVENYRTKLSKSTIPKLFCYAEPGAFMPEPVKNWIIENIPNLKSVNVGDGIHFIQEDHPEEIGKAIKEFVITL, encoded by the coding sequence ATGCAATCAAAAAACATTAGCGTACATGGCTCCAATATGCATGTACTTACGGCCAACGAAGAGAGTTCAAAATCACCCATTTTATTCCTTCATGGCAATCCATCCAATGCTTTTATCTGGAGAAATATTGCTCCAATAGTCGCTTCAACAGATCATCCTATTTATGTATCCGACTTAATTGGAATGGGTAAATCAGATAAACCGGCTATAGATTATACTTTCGCTGAACAGTATATGTATGTTGAAAAATTAATCGATACTTTAAATCTTAGAGATGTTATTCTTGTTCTTCATGATTGGGGATCGGGTCTTGGATTCCATTATTTTGCAATGCATGAAAGCAATGTAAAAGCCATTGCATTTATGGAAGGAATAATCCAAGATATTGGAACTTTCTTTGACTCAGCAACTATTGATTTCTTCCATCAATTAAGAGGAGAAAATGGTTGGAAAATGATTTGCGAAGACAATATCTTCTTACAAAATGTGTTGCCTACTTGGGTTTCCAGAGGATTGACTGAGGAAGAAGTGGAAGGATATACTTCACCCTTTAAAATTGTGGAAAGTAGAAAGCCTATATGGAAATGGGTATCACAAGTGCCTTTAAATGGTAAACCTGAACTAATGGCCTCAGTAGTGGAGAATTATAGGACTAAATTATCGAAATCGACCATTCCTAAATTATTCTGTTATGCAGAACCTGGGGCATTTATGCCTGAGCCGGTAAAGAATTGGATCATCGAAAATATTCCCAATCTAAAATCAGTAAATGTAGGAGATGGGATTCATTTTATACAAGAAGATCATCCTGAAGAAATAGGTAAAGCGATCAAAGAGTTTGTCATTACTTTATAA
- a CDS encoding SusC/RagA family TonB-linked outer membrane protein: MKRIFTVFNLPKLNYRLFYLMSILLFINVDTIAQSRQISGRITSAEDKLPLPGVNVRIKGTTQGTVSNFDGDYSLLVEEGETVEFSFIGMVPQEIVVTTQSKINVSLEVDVQVLDEVVKIGYGEQKKKEVSGAVAHVKSDAFEAYVSGDASQALQGQIAGVNVTTSGSPGADAVVQIRGVSTVSDVAGATEPLYVVDGIPQNENPRLAPSEIESMDILKDLASCAIYGTRGANGVILITTKKGSAGKLNVSLDASYGVKNITSGIELMNTPEQLYFDMVKERNRGSNDFDNSTNLPIPRNPAFFQNNTNLSDVVIVDNQPTQNYNIGVNGGSKGLTYNLTGGFYDDRGPLINSGFSRYNGRAGVRYDRGKWDINSSVAIGSEKIERTSSGLLTQTIKYAPYKPVLDPNSDAAFVDVGNASTTNSVLETMKMEDVAFRDRMQGNISAAYEIIDGLKLNSNLGVSNVNEFRYKFKPFIENYDEDGILQSDPANSYVINESARRTSMSADVRLSYLKKFGNHKITGVVGSSFETHTRDSFTAQKNGVVDNSIRVLDGAVLAASATNGYNYKYNIIGTLGRITYDYKSKYMVSFSGNYNGNSKFASDKKWKFFPSASAAWNVSEEGFWDNMRHVANNLKIRGSHGQVGGQSFLPYSDQATIQNGYDYPFGSGGFPTLYYGSAQQNYANGNVQWETSIQNNVGIDLGFFDNRLTITSDVYHTQKSDMLFPVQLPPSSGVTGPDSKLTMNIGNMVNKGFELAATVKGRKKSLNWSITGTFTKNENEITSLNADNFIYTTDPGLISGAGASSKVTVFAEGYEAGAFFLYQTDGVIQTEEQLRAYQEIKPDARMGDLVYVDTNNDGNITDEDRVYMGSGFSDWESGLIFNISWKGFDFMMHWYAAIGHEVMNGSKAMAYSEGRHKDQVNTWNRANPTADIPAWRGTTKEHDNFRAYTDLWLEDGSYIRLKNIQIGYTLPNNIIKRLGMTNCRFFVSAQNPLTFTKYEGYDPEAAGNGVSSRGLDKGNYPISALYLTGFKLNF; the protein is encoded by the coding sequence ATGAAAAGAATTTTTACAGTTTTTAACCTGCCAAAACTAAACTATCGTCTTTTCTATCTAATGAGTATTCTTCTATTTATAAATGTAGATACGATTGCTCAATCTAGACAGATATCGGGTAGGATTACTAGTGCAGAAGACAAATTACCATTACCAGGTGTAAACGTTCGTATTAAAGGAACGACACAAGGAACAGTATCCAATTTTGATGGAGATTATTCTCTTCTTGTAGAAGAAGGGGAAACAGTCGAATTCAGTTTTATTGGTATGGTTCCACAAGAGATTGTAGTGACTACCCAGAGCAAGATTAATGTTTCTTTAGAAGTAGATGTTCAAGTACTTGATGAAGTAGTGAAAATCGGTTATGGCGAACAAAAGAAAAAAGAAGTATCAGGAGCTGTGGCTCATGTGAAAAGTGATGCTTTCGAAGCTTATGTTTCAGGAGATGCTTCTCAAGCATTACAAGGACAAATTGCTGGTGTAAATGTGACTACTTCGGGTTCTCCAGGTGCAGATGCCGTTGTACAAATTAGAGGAGTGAGTACTGTCTCTGATGTTGCTGGAGCAACAGAACCTTTATATGTTGTTGATGGAATTCCTCAAAATGAAAATCCTCGATTGGCACCTTCAGAGATTGAGTCGATGGATATCCTAAAAGACCTTGCATCTTGTGCTATCTATGGTACAAGGGGTGCAAATGGTGTAATATTGATTACAACTAAGAAAGGTAGTGCCGGAAAGTTGAATGTATCATTAGATGCATCTTATGGTGTAAAAAACATCACATCGGGTATTGAGTTGATGAATACGCCTGAGCAACTCTATTTTGATATGGTAAAAGAAAGAAATAGAGGATCTAATGATTTTGATAACTCTACGAACTTACCTATTCCAAGAAACCCTGCATTCTTCCAAAACAACACCAACCTTTCTGATGTAGTTATTGTAGATAACCAACCTACTCAAAATTACAATATTGGTGTAAATGGTGGATCTAAAGGTTTAACATATAACCTTACAGGTGGATTCTATGATGATAGAGGACCGTTGATCAACTCTGGCTTCTCAAGATATAATGGTAGAGCGGGTGTTAGATATGATAGAGGAAAGTGGGATATCAACTCGTCTGTAGCTATTGGATCTGAGAAAATTGAAAGAACCAGTTCAGGGTTACTGACTCAAACAATTAAGTATGCTCCATATAAGCCTGTTTTAGACCCGAACAGTGATGCTGCATTTGTTGATGTGGGTAATGCTTCTACAACCAATAGTGTACTAGAAACAATGAAAATGGAAGATGTTGCTTTTAGAGATCGAATGCAAGGTAATATTAGTGCAGCTTATGAAATCATCGATGGACTAAAATTAAATTCGAACTTAGGAGTAAGCAATGTCAATGAGTTCAGATATAAATTTAAGCCTTTTATCGAGAACTATGATGAGGACGGTATTCTTCAATCTGATCCAGCTAACTCATATGTGATCAATGAATCAGCAAGAAGAACTTCAATGTCTGCTGATGTTCGTTTGTCTTACTTAAAGAAATTTGGTAATCACAAGATTACTGGTGTAGTGGGTTCATCTTTTGAAACTCATACTCGAGACAGTTTTACAGCTCAGAAAAATGGAGTTGTAGATAATTCGATCCGTGTATTAGATGGTGCTGTTTTGGCTGCATCAGCAACAAACGGCTACAATTATAAATACAATATCATTGGTACATTAGGTCGTATTACTTACGATTATAAAAGTAAGTATATGGTCTCGTTTAGTGGCAACTATAATGGTAACTCAAAGTTTGCTTCTGATAAAAAATGGAAGTTCTTCCCTTCTGCTTCTGCAGCATGGAATGTATCTGAAGAAGGTTTCTGGGACAATATGAGACATGTGGCTAACAACCTAAAAATCCGTGGTTCTCATGGTCAAGTAGGTGGACAAAGTTTTTTACCGTACTCAGATCAGGCAACAATTCAAAATGGGTATGATTATCCATTTGGTTCAGGAGGGTTCCCTACTTTATACTATGGATCGGCTCAACAAAATTATGCTAATGGAAATGTTCAATGGGAAACATCAATCCAAAATAACGTAGGTATCGATCTAGGTTTCTTTGATAATAGATTGACGATTACTTCGGATGTGTATCATACACAAAAATCAGATATGTTATTCCCTGTTCAGTTACCTCCTTCTTCTGGTGTGACTGGTCCTGATTCGAAACTGACCATGAATATCGGTAATATGGTCAACAAAGGTTTTGAATTAGCTGCTACAGTAAAAGGCAGAAAGAAATCGCTCAACTGGAGTATCACAGGTACATTTACTAAAAATGAAAATGAAATTACCAGTTTAAATGCAGATAACTTTATATACACTACCGACCCTGGTTTAATCTCTGGAGCTGGAGCTTCTTCTAAAGTAACTGTTTTTGCAGAAGGTTATGAAGCAGGTGCATTCTTCTTATATCAAACGGATGGTGTTATCCAGACTGAAGAACAATTAAGAGCTTACCAAGAAATTAAACCCGATGCGAGAATGGGTGACTTAGTGTATGTGGATACTAATAATGACGGTAATATCACAGACGAAGATAGAGTGTATATGGGCTCAGGATTCTCTGATTGGGAAAGTGGTCTTATCTTCAATATTTCATGGAAGGGATTTGATTTTATGATGCATTGGTATGCAGCAATTGGTCATGAAGTAATGAACGGATCTAAAGCAATGGCTTACTCAGAAGGTAGACATAAAGATCAAGTAAATACATGGAATAGAGCAAATCCTACTGCCGATATTCCAGCTTGGAGAGGCACAACAAAAGAACATGATAACTTCAGAGCATATACTGATTTATGGTTAGAGGATGGTTCTTATATAAGACTTAAAAACATCCAAATCGGATATACTCTACCTAACAATATTATTAAGCGTTTAGGAATGACCAACTGTAGATTTTTTGTATCTGCACAGAACCCACTCACTTTTACAAAATATGAGGGGTATGACCCTGAAGCTGCAGGTAATGGAGTTTCTTCAAGAGGCCTAGATAAAGGAAATTATCCAATCTCGGCATTGTACCTAACAGGTTTTAAGTTGAACTTCTAA
- a CDS encoding RagB/SusD family nutrient uptake outer membrane protein — protein sequence MMKLNIKEIVKFGCYVVLMAACIGCNDFLTEDNPNAKPKKDYFTSLSESDKVLTATYSALLNHYNLNILEESWRSDLGYPSVSSGRPALSSAGESWYFKTYTNSQKEINKKWEALYIGIFRANQLIEGLEGPLGDQRENEFWILQMAEARLLRGIFHFWAYQTFNNGRVIIRDNVPVELEEFNIPVSSKEEVRAFILEDFEYAYENLPATWGSDAQDELSAGRMNKAIATMFLANFYFLEAPATVDGDGIEPDYEKALMYYQEIVNNYNFQLVGDPELMFTRAGEFNNEAIFEIIYDDNLRPELDRFDEQSPSNRMARYSAPGTMGGQRVMTPTAWLAYKYKTENIDPLDSRNTVTIIDLDSKEEIETLRTISLRSSASVALVNDLYTTYYRSGITPAVVPFGKYEFAYFKKYTNHDIVTTENNLPKGSWYSGKNITIHRLSEVYLNIAECYLQKGDVTSALKYINDVRAKWGLVLLGSSVQGEYADRTYDELVYSVDQLMDHLMFTEKPLELSVEGHSIRWIDLRRWGKISEAFKRASEQVFYGARFQFIDPATGNKVNRNKSELFEGSDPKGTSIDLIDCVDAANNYIPEVHDYYPLPLEEIISNPNLGQ from the coding sequence ATGATGAAATTGAATATTAAAGAAATAGTAAAATTCGGTTGTTATGTAGTTCTAATGGCTGCATGCATTGGCTGTAATGATTTCTTGACAGAAGATAATCCAAATGCCAAACCAAAGAAAGACTACTTTACTTCTTTATCAGAATCTGATAAAGTATTAACGGCTACTTACTCTGCCCTTTTAAATCACTATAATCTAAATATCCTCGAAGAATCTTGGCGTTCTGATTTAGGTTATCCATCGGTTTCAAGTGGTAGACCTGCCTTAAGTAGTGCTGGAGAATCTTGGTATTTTAAAACATACACAAATTCCCAAAAGGAAATCAACAAAAAATGGGAAGCTTTATACATAGGTATCTTTAGAGCCAATCAATTAATTGAAGGCTTAGAAGGTCCATTGGGAGACCAAAGAGAAAATGAATTCTGGATACTACAAATGGCAGAAGCTAGATTATTAAGAGGTATCTTTCATTTCTGGGCCTACCAAACTTTTAATAACGGTAGAGTGATTATCAGAGATAATGTTCCTGTGGAATTAGAGGAATTCAATATCCCTGTTTCATCAAAAGAAGAAGTAAGGGCATTTATCCTTGAGGATTTTGAATATGCCTATGAAAACCTTCCTGCTACTTGGGGTTCTGATGCACAAGATGAACTTTCTGCAGGTAGAATGAATAAGGCTATTGCTACCATGTTTCTTGCCAATTTCTATTTCTTAGAAGCCCCTGCCACTGTTGATGGAGATGGTATTGAACCAGATTATGAAAAAGCTTTGATGTATTATCAAGAGATTGTAAACAACTATAACTTCCAACTAGTAGGCGACCCTGAATTGATGTTTACTAGAGCTGGCGAGTTTAACAATGAAGCTATCTTTGAAATTATCTATGACGATAACTTAAGACCTGAATTGGATCGTTTTGATGAGCAATCGCCAAGTAACCGTATGGCTAGATATTCTGCTCCGGGTACTATGGGTGGTCAGAGAGTGATGACTCCTACCGCTTGGTTAGCTTATAAATATAAAACAGAGAATATTGATCCTCTTGATAGTAGAAATACAGTAACGATTATTGATTTAGATTCAAAAGAAGAAATTGAAACACTGAGAACTATTTCTCTTCGATCTTCGGCAAGTGTGGCATTGGTCAACGACTTATATACCACTTACTATCGTTCTGGTATCACTCCAGCAGTTGTGCCATTTGGTAAGTATGAGTTTGCATATTTCAAGAAGTATACAAATCATGATATTGTAACAACTGAAAATAACCTTCCAAAAGGTTCTTGGTATTCGGGTAAAAATATCACTATCCATAGGTTATCAGAAGTATACTTAAATATCGCTGAATGTTACCTCCAAAAAGGGGATGTGACATCAGCATTGAAGTATATCAATGATGTAAGAGCAAAATGGGGTTTAGTACTCCTAGGTTCTTCTGTTCAGGGAGAGTATGCTGATAGAACTTACGATGAATTAGTGTATTCAGTTGATCAATTAATGGATCATTTAATGTTCACAGAAAAGCCTCTTGAACTTTCGGTTGAAGGACATTCAATTCGTTGGATAGATCTTAGAAGATGGGGGAAAATTAGTGAGGCATTTAAAAGAGCTTCGGAGCAGGTTTTCTATGGTGCTAGGTTCCAGTTTATTGATCCAGCAACAGGTAATAAAGTGAACCGTAATAAGTCGGAATTATTCGAAGGTTCAGACCCGAAAGGTACTAGTATTGACTTGATTGATTGTGTAGATGCTGCCAACAATTACATTCCAGAGGTACATGATTATTATCCACTTCCTCTTGAAGAAATTATTTCAAACCCTAACCTAGGTCAATAA